Proteins encoded by one window of Gordonia jinghuaiqii:
- a CDS encoding uroporphyrinogen-III synthase, which translates to MSRTKKANPGRILFVGSGPGDPDLLTVRARTVIINATTAYIDPDVPAAVVSLIGSAHRDEPAPDTRRSTKKADKPADDADTGDAAEAKDVPAPEADAPAEEESVVRPALGDPAEVAKTLVAAARNGDDVVRVVAGDPLTTDSVLAEVNAVARTSVTFEVLPGLPAASVVPSYAGMPLGSTHTEADVRGEVDWAALAAAPGPLVLHATSGHLAETASALTEHGMAPQTPAAITINGTTCAQRTIEATLATLNEQGNALTGPLVVTIGKVVGARGKLSWWESRALYGWTVLVPRTKDQAGDMSERLVSHGAMPKEVPTIAVEPPRSPAQMERAVKGLVDGRYQWVVFTSTNAVRAVWEKFAEFGLDARAFSGVKIACVGEATAEKVRSFGINPELVPSGEQSSLGLLEEFPPYDDVFDPVNRILLPRADIATETLSEGLRDRGWEIDDVTAYRTVRAAPPPAETREMIKTGGFDAVCFTSSSTVRNLVGIAGKPHARTIVACIGPKTAETATEFGLRVDVQPENASVLELVDALAEHAARLRAEGALPPPRKKSRRSRS; encoded by the coding sequence CATCAACGCGACCACGGCCTACATCGACCCCGATGTGCCCGCAGCGGTGGTGTCGCTGATCGGTAGTGCACATCGCGATGAACCAGCCCCAGACACCCGTCGGTCCACCAAGAAGGCCGACAAGCCCGCCGACGACGCCGACACCGGTGACGCCGCCGAGGCCAAGGATGTGCCGGCCCCCGAGGCCGACGCCCCGGCCGAGGAGGAGTCGGTGGTGCGCCCGGCACTCGGCGACCCGGCCGAGGTCGCCAAGACCCTGGTCGCCGCGGCCCGCAACGGCGACGATGTCGTGCGGGTGGTGGCCGGTGACCCGCTGACCACCGACTCGGTGCTCGCCGAGGTCAACGCCGTCGCGCGGACCTCGGTGACCTTCGAGGTGCTCCCGGGCCTGCCCGCGGCGTCGGTGGTCCCGAGCTACGCGGGCATGCCGCTGGGCTCCACGCACACCGAGGCCGATGTGCGCGGCGAGGTCGACTGGGCGGCCCTGGCCGCCGCACCGGGCCCGCTGGTGCTGCACGCGACGTCGGGTCACCTGGCCGAGACCGCGAGTGCACTCACCGAGCACGGCATGGCTCCGCAGACCCCCGCCGCGATCACCATCAACGGCACCACCTGCGCCCAGCGGACCATCGAGGCCACCCTCGCCACCCTCAACGAGCAGGGCAACGCGCTGACCGGTCCGCTGGTCGTCACCATCGGCAAGGTCGTCGGCGCCCGCGGCAAGCTCTCCTGGTGGGAGTCGCGCGCCCTGTACGGCTGGACCGTGCTGGTGCCGCGCACCAAGGACCAGGCCGGCGACATGAGCGAGCGCCTCGTCAGTCACGGCGCGATGCCCAAGGAAGTGCCGACGATCGCCGTCGAACCGCCCCGGAGTCCCGCGCAGATGGAACGCGCGGTCAAGGGTCTGGTGGACGGCCGCTACCAGTGGGTCGTGTTCACCTCGACCAACGCGGTCCGCGCGGTGTGGGAGAAGTTCGCCGAGTTCGGTCTCGACGCCCGGGCCTTCTCCGGGGTGAAGATCGCCTGCGTCGGCGAGGCCACCGCAGAGAAGGTGCGTTCCTTCGGTATCAACCCCGAACTCGTGCCGTCGGGTGAGCAGAGCTCACTCGGGCTGCTCGAGGAGTTCCCGCCCTACGACGACGTGTTCGATCCGGTCAACCGGATCCTGCTGCCGCGCGCCGACATCGCCACCGAGACCCTCTCCGAGGGTCTGCGGGACCGCGGCTGGGAGATCGACGACGTCACCGCCTACCGCACCGTGCGGGCGGCACCGCCGCCCGCCGAGACCCGCGAGATGATCAAGACCGGCGGTTTCGACGCGGTCTGCTTCACCTCGAGCTCCACGGTCCGCAACCTGGTCGGTATCGCCGGAAAGCCGCACGCGCGCACCATCGTTGCCTGCATCGGCCCCAAGACTGCCGAGACGGCAACGGAATTCGGTCTGCGCGTGGATGTGCAGCCGGAGAACGCGTCGGTGCTCGAACTGGTCGACGCGCTCGCCGAGCATGCCGCCCGACTGCGTGCCGAGGGTGCACTTCCGCCCCCGCGCAAGAAGTCTCGTCGGTCGCGTTCCTGA
- the hemB gene encoding porphobilinogen synthase, with amino-acid sequence MSPVIRPRRLRTTPAMRRLVAETTLAPRQLVLPMFVADGIDAPRPISSMPGVVQHTMDSLRAAAAQAVAAGVGGLMLFGVPRAEDKDATGSGADADDGVLNRALRILSDDLGDATVLMADTCLDEFTDHGHCGVVDGRGRVDNDVTLERYISMSLAQARAGAHLLGPSGMMDGQVAAIRAALDAEGFADTGILAYAAKYASAFYGPFREAVGSSLEGDRRTYQQDAANRIEALREVRLDLEEGADMVMVKPAMSYLDIVRDVAEMSDVPVAAYQISGEYSMITAAAERGWIDRDAAILESLTSIRRAGASIILTYWAAEVAERLS; translated from the coding sequence ATGTCACCCGTGATCCGGCCCCGGCGACTGCGGACCACCCCGGCGATGCGCCGGCTGGTGGCCGAGACCACGCTGGCACCGAGGCAGCTGGTGTTGCCGATGTTCGTCGCCGACGGCATCGACGCCCCGCGTCCCATCTCCTCGATGCCCGGCGTCGTCCAGCACACGATGGACTCGTTGCGGGCCGCCGCCGCGCAGGCGGTGGCGGCCGGCGTCGGCGGGCTGATGTTGTTCGGGGTGCCGCGCGCGGAGGACAAGGACGCGACCGGCTCGGGGGCCGACGCCGATGACGGCGTCCTCAACCGGGCCCTGCGGATCCTGTCCGACGACCTCGGCGATGCCACCGTCCTGATGGCCGACACCTGCCTCGACGAGTTCACTGATCATGGTCACTGCGGGGTCGTCGACGGCCGCGGTCGGGTCGACAACGACGTGACCCTCGAGAGGTACATCTCGATGTCGCTGGCGCAGGCACGCGCCGGTGCACATCTGCTCGGTCCGAGCGGGATGATGGACGGCCAGGTTGCCGCCATCCGCGCCGCGCTCGACGCCGAGGGGTTCGCCGACACCGGAATCCTCGCCTATGCGGCCAAATATGCCTCGGCGTTCTACGGTCCGTTCCGCGAGGCCGTCGGGTCGTCGCTCGAAGGTGACCGGCGCACCTATCAGCAGGACGCCGCCAACCGGATCGAGGCACTGCGCGAGGTGCGGCTCGACCTCGAGGAGGGCGCCGACATGGTGATGGTGAAACCGGCCATGAGCTACCTCGACATCGTGCGCGACGTCGCCGAGATGAGTGACGTACCCGTGGCGGCCTACCAGATCAGCGGCGAGTACTCGATGATCACCGCCGCCGCCGAACGGGGCTGGATCGACCGGGACGCGGCGATCCTGGAGTCGCTGACCTCGATTCGCCGGGCCGGGGCGTCGATCATCCTGACCTACTGGGCGGCCGAGGTCGCCGAGCGGCTGTCCTGA
- a CDS encoding DUF3093 domain-containing protein encodes MSDDEISDADPGEVLFHESGGSRWVVLIGPLLVGAVLLMEILGPGQVHWPVLAVFFVVLFGFSLVQVTAARRHVSVELTETALRQGTVTTPLADIEKIFPPNHGHAPEDWESSSALGELHGVPRRRRGIGVELADGRLAQAWARDVERLRSELTQAHEAVRLGLPPKGTTKASGKRLPDKPTDQDATE; translated from the coding sequence GTGAGCGACGACGAGATCTCCGACGCGGACCCGGGTGAGGTTCTGTTCCACGAGTCCGGCGGCAGTCGCTGGGTGGTCCTCATCGGACCGCTGCTCGTGGGGGCGGTTCTCCTGATGGAGATCCTGGGTCCCGGGCAGGTGCACTGGCCGGTGCTGGCGGTGTTCTTCGTGGTCCTGTTCGGGTTCTCGCTCGTGCAGGTCACCGCGGCGCGACGCCACGTCAGCGTCGAACTGACCGAGACGGCCCTGCGTCAGGGCACCGTGACCACCCCGCTGGCCGACATCGAGAAGATCTTCCCGCCCAACCACGGCCACGCCCCCGAGGACTGGGAGAGCAGCTCGGCGCTCGGTGAGCTGCACGGCGTACCGCGCAGGCGCCGGGGCATCGGTGTGGAACTGGCCGACGGCCGGCTCGCACAGGCGTGGGCGCGCGATGTCGAGCGGCTCCGCAGCGAACTCACCCAGGCCCACGAGGCCGTGCGCCTGGGATTACCTCCCAAGGGAACAACGAAGGCTTCCGGGAAACGCCTCCCGGACAAGCCGACCGATCAGGACGCCACCGAATGA
- a CDS encoding manganese catalase family protein: MFRHTDYMQFDVKPEKPDPVYARKLQELLGGAYGEMTVTMQYLMQGWNCRMKGKYKDMIMDIATEEIGHVEMIATMVARLLEGAPVTDSTANALGDPVVAAVLGGSDPTQAVFSGGGPRLADSNGVPWNSGYITHSGNLLADFHANVTAEAQGRVATARLWHMTDDPGVKDMLRFNLARDTFHQNLWLKGIEELKADGLEGTIAPNDLFDEEYSEHASTLWHLSDGADSDKGGWASGPTPDGAHEFKFLADPQPLGDRQSGPPPDPKLYVTYDGSMGTPQKPKFGTEKGLMGKIKDVVDPDPSG, encoded by the coding sequence ATGTTCCGCCACACCGATTACATGCAATTCGACGTCAAGCCGGAGAAGCCGGACCCCGTCTACGCCCGCAAACTCCAAGAGCTGCTCGGCGGGGCCTACGGCGAGATGACCGTCACCATGCAGTACCTCATGCAGGGCTGGAACTGCCGCATGAAGGGCAAGTACAAGGACATGATCATGGACATCGCGACCGAGGAGATCGGTCACGTGGAGATGATCGCCACCATGGTCGCCCGCCTGCTCGAAGGTGCTCCGGTCACCGATTCCACCGCCAACGCCCTCGGCGATCCGGTGGTCGCGGCGGTGCTGGGTGGCTCGGATCCCACGCAGGCCGTCTTCTCCGGCGGCGGACCCCGCCTTGCCGACAGCAACGGCGTGCCGTGGAACAGCGGCTACATCACACACAGTGGCAACCTGCTCGCGGACTTCCACGCCAATGTGACCGCCGAAGCCCAGGGTCGTGTGGCGACCGCACGTCTCTGGCACATGACCGACGACCCTGGCGTCAAGGACATGCTGCGCTTCAACCTGGCTCGTGACACCTTCCATCAGAATCTCTGGCTCAAGGGCATCGAGGAGCTGAAGGCCGACGGCCTGGAGGGCACCATCGCTCCCAACGACCTCTTCGACGAGGAGTACAGCGAGCACGCCAGCACCCTGTGGCACCTGTCCGACGGTGCGGACTCGGACAAGGGCGGCTGGGCCAGCGGCCCCACCCCCGATGGCGCGCACGAGTTCAAGTTCCTGGCCGATCCGCAGCCGCTCGGCGACCGCCAGTCCGGTCCCCCGCCGGACCCGAAGCTCTACGTCACCTACGACGGGTCGATGGGCACGCCGCAGAAGCCCAAGTTCGGCACGGAGAAGGGCCTCATGGGCAAGATCAAGGACGTCGTCGATCCCGATCCGAGCGGATAA
- a CDS encoding amidohydrolase, with translation MTTTGATTISDIAIDPGLVDLYKDLHRHPELGFTEHRTSGIVAERLGAAGFEVTTGVGGTGVVGVLRNGTGPTALLRADMDALPVREDTGLDYASTVTYTDAAGKTVPVAHACGHDLHTTCLLGAAAILAGDRSSWRGTLLTVFQPAEELGSGAQSMVDDGLFDRFPKPDVVLGQHVAPLPAGTIAAHPGPAYAGSDSLRVRLVGRGAHGSMPEASVDPVVLAASTVMRLQTIVSREIPSTATAVLTVGSIHAGDAANVIPNTAEIQLNIRSYDAAVRQRILDAVGRIVAGEAATAGAPDDPTITEIERFPVVTNDAAALGTTLGAFAEWLGENMIFDPGAGAGSEDVGILATSSGAPLSYWLLGGADPTLFTTLGTGPAQSILTDPALLSIPSNHSPHYAPVIDPTLTIGVRALILAVRTWLPG, from the coding sequence ATGACGACAACCGGTGCCACCACAATCTCCGACATCGCCATCGACCCGGGCCTGGTCGATCTGTACAAGGATCTGCACCGGCATCCGGAGCTGGGTTTCACCGAGCACCGGACTTCCGGCATCGTCGCCGAACGGCTGGGCGCGGCCGGATTCGAGGTGACCACCGGCGTCGGCGGGACCGGCGTGGTCGGGGTGCTGCGCAACGGGACCGGGCCCACGGCGCTGCTGCGCGCCGACATGGATGCGCTGCCCGTACGCGAGGACACCGGTCTCGACTACGCCAGCACCGTCACCTACACCGACGCCGCCGGCAAGACCGTGCCGGTGGCGCACGCGTGCGGTCACGACCTGCACACCACCTGCCTGCTCGGCGCCGCAGCGATCCTGGCGGGGGACCGGTCGTCGTGGCGGGGCACGCTGCTGACCGTGTTCCAGCCCGCCGAGGAACTCGGCTCCGGCGCCCAGTCCATGGTCGACGACGGGCTGTTCGACCGGTTCCCGAAGCCCGACGTGGTGCTCGGCCAGCACGTGGCACCGCTGCCCGCAGGCACCATCGCCGCCCACCCCGGCCCGGCCTATGCCGGTTCGGATTCGCTCCGCGTGCGGTTGGTGGGGCGGGGCGCCCACGGCTCGATGCCCGAGGCGTCGGTGGATCCGGTGGTGCTCGCCGCGTCGACGGTGATGCGCCTGCAGACCATCGTCTCCCGCGAGATACCCAGTACCGCAACGGCTGTGCTCACCGTCGGGTCGATCCACGCGGGCGACGCCGCGAACGTGATCCCCAACACCGCCGAGATCCAGCTCAACATCCGCAGCTACGACGCCGCGGTGCGGCAACGCATCCTCGACGCGGTCGGCCGCATCGTGGCGGGGGAGGCCGCGACAGCGGGTGCGCCCGACGACCCGACCATCACCGAGATCGAACGGTTTCCCGTCGTCACCAACGACGCCGCGGCACTGGGCACGACGCTCGGTGCGTTCGCGGAGTGGTTGGGGGAGAACATGATCTTCGACCCGGGTGCCGGGGCCGGCAGCGAGGACGTGGGCATCCTCGCCACCAGCTCCGGTGCGCCGCTGTCCTATTGGCTGCTGGGCGGCGCCGACCCGACGTTGTTCACGACGCTGGGGACGGGGCCGGCGCAGTCGATCCTGACCGACCCCGCCCTGCTGAGCATCCCGTCGAATCACTCACCGCACTACGCGCCGGTGATCGACCCGACGCTGACCATCGGGGTGCGCGCCCTCATCCTCGCGGTGAGGACGTGGCTACCGGGTTGA
- a CDS encoding acyl-CoA dehydrogenase, translating into MATPTESPSPTTTPSTPIAKEPTIDDPVPTADVSADDELSAEERALLVDNLRYVLDGRWRSTRDTVRENSNRADLLPDPSRTLEQARAHTLEVMRELASQGFAAAGFASDHGGTGDIGASITAIEMLGYADLSLMVKAGVQWGLFGGAVENLGTERHHQKYVPGIIDLDVLGCFAMTETGHGSNVQAIETTATYDPAAREFVINSPTPSSRKDYIGGAAEHARYAAVFAQLITGGPDEEPSGRGVHCLVVPIRDEDGNDLPGVTTSDCGYKGGLAGVDNGRIMFDNVRVPAENLLNRYGDVADDGSYSSPIENANRRFFTMLGTLIRGRVSVAATAGAAGRKALTLATRYGLIRKQFEAPDATDEITVLDYLGHQRKLLPLIAKSYAIAFAQNEIVAELHEVQSVAPDDSDAGRQRQLEGQAAGLKAYATWHASHAINVSREACGGAGYLDENQLSIMRGDIDVFTTFEGDNTIMTQLIAKELLSAYSEDVQGLSAGGWVRFIAGMARDVVVEKTAVRQVVQTLLDSSDEDTEKSALTDRSTQIRLFRDREDHLVRTCAQRLRRALDDENDDFEVFNNAQDHLLKVGQAHIERVVLEAFIEAIGSCDSRSAAELLGKVCDLFVYSALEDDLSWFLMHRHISVERAKAIRRGVNELCQELRPHARSLVDAFGVPEELLRAPMLVNG; encoded by the coding sequence ATGGCAACTCCCACCGAGAGTCCCTCACCGACGACCACCCCGTCCACCCCGATCGCGAAAGAACCCACCATCGACGATCCGGTGCCCACGGCCGATGTCTCCGCCGACGACGAGCTGTCGGCCGAGGAACGCGCACTTCTCGTCGACAACCTGCGCTACGTCCTCGACGGCCGCTGGCGCTCGACCAGGGACACGGTGCGCGAGAACTCCAACCGCGCGGACCTGCTCCCCGACCCCTCGCGCACCCTCGAGCAGGCCCGTGCGCACACCCTCGAGGTGATGCGGGAGCTGGCATCACAGGGCTTCGCCGCGGCAGGATTCGCCTCAGACCACGGCGGCACCGGCGACATCGGTGCGTCGATCACCGCCATCGAGATGCTCGGCTACGCCGACCTGTCACTGATGGTCAAGGCCGGCGTGCAGTGGGGTCTGTTCGGCGGGGCCGTGGAGAACCTCGGCACCGAACGTCACCACCAGAAGTACGTGCCCGGCATCATCGACCTCGACGTCCTGGGCTGCTTCGCGATGACCGAGACGGGCCACGGGTCCAACGTCCAGGCGATCGAGACCACCGCGACCTACGACCCGGCCGCCCGCGAGTTCGTGATCAACTCCCCCACCCCGTCGTCGCGCAAGGACTACATCGGCGGCGCCGCCGAGCACGCCCGTTACGCCGCGGTGTTCGCACAGCTGATCACCGGCGGCCCCGACGAAGAGCCGTCCGGACGCGGCGTGCACTGTCTCGTGGTGCCCATTCGCGACGAGGACGGCAACGATCTGCCCGGTGTCACCACCAGCGACTGCGGCTACAAGGGCGGGCTCGCCGGTGTGGACAACGGTCGCATCATGTTCGACAACGTCCGCGTCCCGGCGGAGAACCTGCTCAACCGCTACGGCGACGTCGCCGACGACGGCAGCTACAGCTCGCCGATCGAGAACGCCAACCGCCGCTTCTTCACGATGCTCGGCACCCTCATCCGCGGCCGGGTGAGCGTCGCGGCCACCGCAGGTGCCGCGGGCCGCAAGGCCCTCACCCTCGCCACCCGCTACGGTCTGATCCGCAAGCAGTTCGAGGCGCCCGACGCCACCGACGAGATCACCGTTCTGGACTACCTGGGTCATCAGCGAAAGCTGTTGCCGCTCATCGCCAAATCCTATGCGATCGCGTTCGCCCAGAACGAGATCGTCGCCGAGCTGCACGAGGTCCAGTCGGTCGCACCCGACGACTCCGACGCCGGCCGGCAGCGTCAGCTCGAGGGCCAGGCCGCAGGCCTGAAGGCCTACGCCACCTGGCACGCCTCGCATGCGATCAACGTCAGCCGGGAGGCCTGTGGCGGTGCAGGCTATCTCGACGAGAACCAGCTGTCGATCATGCGCGGCGACATCGACGTGTTCACCACCTTCGAAGGTGACAACACGATCATGACGCAGCTGATCGCCAAGGAACTGCTGTCGGCGTATTCCGAAGACGTGCAGGGCCTTTCGGCCGGCGGCTGGGTGCGGTTCATCGCCGGCATGGCGCGCGACGTGGTCGTCGAGAAGACTGCGGTGCGCCAGGTGGTGCAGACACTGCTCGACAGCTCCGACGAGGACACCGAGAAGTCGGCACTGACCGACCGCAGCACCCAGATCAGGCTGTTCCGCGATCGCGAGGACCACCTCGTGCGCACCTGCGCCCAGCGCTTGCGCCGGGCGCTCGACGACGAGAACGACGATTTCGAGGTGTTCAACAACGCGCAGGACCACCTGCTCAAGGTCGGCCAGGCACACATCGAACGAGTCGTACTCGAAGCCTTCATCGAGGCGATCGGGAGCTGCGATTCCCGTTCGGCCGCTGAACTTCTGGGCAAGGTCTGCGACCTGTTCGTCTACTCCGCACTCGAGGACGACCTGTCGTGGTTCCTGATGCACCGGCACATCTCGGTCGAGCGCGCCAAGGCGATCCGACGCGGTGTCAACGAGCTGTGCCAGGAACTGCGCCCGCACGCGCGGTCGCTGGTCGACGCCTTCGGCGTGCCCGAGGAGTTGCTGCGCGCACCGATGCTCGTCAACGGCTAG
- a CDS encoding AMP-binding protein: MSEFTPDPLAADAGPATADWEGANRSELTPLRFLERSAAVFPDREAIVYGERRYSYAEFGDHVQRLARVLREAITPGDRVAYLAPNIPEMLIAHYAVPLAGGILVALNSRLAGPELVYILQHSGATVLYFDAEFRDTVAAIIDDVPAVGTVVEIADPEFGQTPGPVADAGIPGLVSYDDHLAGADALDPTPIPWVVDDEDAIIAINYTSGTTGKPKGVMYTHRGAYLNSFGETFHNQFTGASRYLWTLPMFHCNGWCTPWAVTHAGATHICLRAVRADAIWDAIEQLGVTHMCGAPTVCTTIVGSPRAHRLDTPLRITTAGAPPSPTVIGALEAIGVTVVHVYGLTEVYGPYTICEYQEAWDALEPGERATKLSRQGVGMVQAETARVVVQEQLPLTDVPADGETMGEIVLRGNNVMAGYFRDPDETRKAFAGGWFHTGDLGVMHPDGYIQLRDRAKDIIISGGENISTIEVEQALVSHDAVADVAVIGVPDEKWGERPRAYVLVVAGQTVTSDDLIAHGKRLLAGYKVPRDIVFSEDLPRTPTGKVLKAELRQQAAGS; this comes from the coding sequence ATGTCGGAGTTCACCCCAGATCCACTCGCGGCCGACGCGGGGCCGGCGACCGCCGACTGGGAGGGCGCGAACCGTTCCGAACTGACCCCGCTCCGCTTCCTCGAACGTTCCGCGGCGGTCTTCCCTGACCGCGAGGCCATCGTCTACGGCGAGCGCCGGTACTCCTATGCCGAGTTCGGCGACCACGTCCAGCGCCTGGCACGGGTGCTGCGCGAGGCGATCACACCGGGAGATCGCGTGGCCTATCTGGCTCCGAACATCCCGGAGATGCTGATCGCGCACTACGCGGTGCCGCTGGCCGGCGGGATCCTCGTCGCGCTGAACTCGCGGCTCGCCGGTCCCGAGCTGGTCTACATCCTGCAGCATTCCGGCGCCACGGTCCTCTACTTCGATGCCGAGTTCCGCGACACCGTCGCCGCGATCATCGACGACGTGCCCGCCGTCGGCACCGTCGTGGAGATCGCCGACCCCGAATTCGGGCAGACACCCGGGCCGGTGGCCGATGCGGGCATACCCGGACTGGTGTCCTACGACGACCACCTCGCAGGCGCGGATGCCCTCGACCCGACGCCCATCCCGTGGGTCGTCGACGACGAGGACGCGATCATCGCGATCAACTACACCTCGGGGACCACCGGAAAACCCAAGGGCGTCATGTACACCCATCGCGGTGCCTACCTGAACTCCTTCGGCGAGACCTTCCACAACCAGTTCACCGGGGCGTCGCGGTACCTGTGGACGCTGCCGATGTTCCACTGCAACGGCTGGTGCACCCCGTGGGCGGTCACCCATGCCGGCGCGACGCACATCTGCCTGCGTGCCGTGCGCGCCGACGCGATCTGGGATGCCATCGAGCAGCTCGGGGTCACTCACATGTGCGGCGCGCCGACGGTGTGTACGACGATCGTCGGCTCGCCGCGCGCCCACCGGCTGGACACCCCGCTGCGCATCACCACCGCGGGCGCGCCGCCGTCGCCGACCGTGATCGGTGCGCTCGAGGCGATCGGCGTGACCGTGGTGCACGTGTACGGGCTCACCGAGGTGTACGGCCCGTACACGATCTGCGAGTACCAAGAGGCCTGGGACGCACTGGAACCCGGCGAACGAGCCACCAAACTCTCCCGTCAGGGGGTTGGCATGGTGCAGGCCGAGACCGCCCGGGTGGTCGTGCAGGAGCAGCTGCCGCTGACCGATGTGCCCGCCGACGGCGAGACGATGGGCGAGATCGTCCTGCGCGGCAACAACGTGATGGCGGGCTACTTCCGCGATCCCGACGAGACGCGGAAGGCGTTCGCGGGCGGCTGGTTTCACACCGGCGACCTCGGCGTGATGCATCCCGACGGCTACATTCAGCTGCGTGACCGCGCCAAGGACATCATCATCTCCGGCGGCGAGAACATCTCGACGATCGAGGTCGAGCAGGCCCTCGTCAGCCACGACGCGGTCGCCGACGTCGCGGTCATCGGTGTGCCCGACGAGAAGTGGGGCGAACGGCCCCGCGCGTACGTCCTGGTGGTGGCGGGTCAGACGGTGACCTCCGACGACCTCATCGCACACGGCAAGCGGTTGCTCGCGGGCTACAAGGTGCCCCGCGACATCGTGTTCTCCGAGGATCTGCCGCGCACACCGACGGGCAAGGTCCTCAAGGCGGAACTGCGACAGCAGGCGGCCGGCTCCTGA
- a CDS encoding TetR family transcriptional regulator, producing MSVADTDPAGFRMLVVAESIRLFGEHGYESTTVEQIAAAAGISRRTFFRQFGSKEDVIFADHESLLTQVGETLDSSTGDPWTAVCRAAEVVFAHFRRDRELAVRRAQVVQEVPALRDRELVTTYRYQGAFEDFLRRRLPDEPPVHIVAYVAAITGTHNYLLRQMIRGDAAATPDRLRAELARVSVALGVESPRSVASALSDDAGERAGREVTVVTYPAGTSPAEIARRVADELGNP from the coding sequence ATGTCCGTAGCCGATACCGACCCCGCAGGCTTCCGCATGCTGGTGGTGGCCGAGTCCATCCGGTTGTTCGGCGAGCACGGATACGAGTCGACGACCGTCGAGCAGATCGCGGCCGCGGCGGGGATCTCGCGACGCACGTTCTTCCGCCAGTTCGGGTCCAAGGAGGACGTGATCTTCGCCGATCACGAATCGCTGCTCACGCAGGTCGGCGAAACGCTCGACTCCTCGACCGGCGACCCCTGGACCGCGGTGTGCCGGGCCGCCGAGGTGGTGTTCGCGCACTTCCGGCGAGACCGCGAACTCGCCGTCCGCCGCGCACAGGTGGTCCAGGAGGTGCCGGCCCTGCGCGACCGCGAACTGGTCACCACCTACCGCTACCAGGGCGCCTTCGAGGACTTCCTGCGACGACGCCTGCCCGACGAGCCGCCCGTGCACATCGTCGCCTATGTCGCGGCGATCACCGGCACCCACAACTACCTGCTCCGCCAGATGATCAGGGGAGACGCCGCCGCCACCCCGGATCGGCTCCGCGCCGAGCTGGCGCGGGTGTCCGTGGCACTCGGTGTCGAGAGTCCACGATCGGTGGCGTCGGCTCTGTCGGACGATGCAGGTGAACGAGCCGGGCGCGAGGTCACCGTGGTGACCTATCCGGCGGGCACATCGCCCGCGGAGATCGCCCGCCGGGTGGCCGATGAGCTGGGCAATCCCTGA